The genomic segment TGGCGGCCACAAGACGGACCGAGTGGCATCGTGTCAGTCATGACCCGGACTCTTCGTGGCCTGATTATTGGCACCTAGCGCGCTCCTGCCGACACACCCGTCGCGCCAGCGCGCAGACCTCCCGTGACCCGGGGGTCTTTTCGTTTTCCGGGCCGGTTTCGTTCGAGCCAGTTTCCGTTCCGCCATCCGACCTCCCCGCGAGAGGACACATCATGGGATCGCCCGCCGACGAGTTCCACCTGTTCGACACGACACTGCGGGACGGGGCGCAACGCGAGGGCATCAGCTACTCGGTCACCGACAAGCTGGCCGTCGCCCGGCTGCTGGACGAGCTCGGAGTCGGTTTCATCGAGGGCGGCTGGCCGGGCGCGATGCCCAAGGACACCGAGTTCTTCGCCCGGGCCCGTACCGAGCTGTCGTTGCGGCACGCGCAGCTCGTCGCGTTCGGATCGACGCGCAAGGCCGGCGTCGCGGTCGCCGACGACAAGCAGGTACGCGCCCTGCTCGACGCGCAGACCGGCACCGTGTGCCTGGTCGCCAAGGCCGACGTCCGGCACGTCGAACGGGCGCTGCGCACCACCCGCGAGGAGAACCTCGCGATGATCGCCGACTCGGTGCGCTACCTCACCGAGCACGGCCGACGCGTCTTCCTGGACTGCGAGCACTTCTTCGACGGGTACCGCTACGACCCCGACTACGGCCTGTCGGTGGTCCGCACCGCGCTGGACGCCGGCGCCGACGTGGTGGTGCTGTGCGACACCAACGGCGGCGGCCTGCCCTCCAGCGTGTACCGCACCGTCAGCGAGCTGCGCGGCAAGCTCGGCGGCGAGCCCCGGCTGGGCATGCACGCGCAGAACGACACCGCCTGCGCGGTGGCCAACACCATCGCCGCGGTCGAGGCCGGCGCGATGCACGTGCAGGGCACCGCGAACGGCTACGGCGAGCGGCCCGGCAACGCGGACATCTTCGCCGTGATCGGCAACCTCACCACCAAGCTCGGGCGCCAGGTCCTGCCGGACGGGTGCCTGGAGACGATGGTGCGCGTCTCGCATGCCATCGCCGAGATCGCCAACATCGCCCCCGACACCCACCAGGCCTACGTCGGGGCCAGCGCCTTCGCCCACAAGGCTGGGTTGCACGCGAGCGCGATCAAGGTGGACCCGGATCTGTACAACCACGTCGATCCGGCCATCGTCGGCAACGACATGCGCATCCTCGTCACCGAGATGGCCGGTCGGGCCAGCGTCGAGCTCAAGAGCCGTGAGCTCGGCCTGGACCTGACCGGCCACCCGGAGGTGCTGTCCGCGGTCACCGAACAGGTCAAGCGGCGCGAGGCGGAGGGCTGGTCGTACGAGGCGGCGGACGCGTCCTTCGAGCTGCTGGTGCGCGGCGAACTCGCCGACACCCCGGTCACCGCGTTCACGCTGGAGTCGTACCGGGTGATCGTGGAGCACCGGGAGGACGGCGCGGTGGTCAGCGAGGCGACCGTGAAGGTGCGGGTGCGCGGCGAGCGGGTGATCGCCACCGGTGAGGGCAACGGCCCGGTCAACGCGCTGGACGCGGCGCTGCGGGCGGCGCTGGTCCGGCACTACCCGCATCTGTCCACAGTGGATCTCCTGGACTACAAGGTACGCATCCTGGAGGGCAGCCACGGCACCGGCGCGGTGACCCGGGTCCTGGTCGACTCCGGTGACGAGCAGCGCGGCTGGACCACCGTCGGCGTGCACGAGAACGTGGTCGAGGCGAGCTGGCGCGCCCTGGTGGACGCCCTGACCTACGGCGTCCGGGCCACCGCCCCGGCCCCGGTACCGGCCACCCGTTGACCGCCGGTCGCCCCGGCCTCGTGGGGTCGGGGCGACCGGCGGCCCGGCGAATGGGCCGGTGCCGGCGTCCGGGCCGGTCAGCGCGTGTCGCGCCGGCCGAACACCACCGCGGCGGCGGCCAGCGGGAGCACGATCCAGGCCGCCATCGCCAGCCCGGCACCCCAGGGCGGCAACAGCGCGCCGTACACCGAGTGGTCGTTGCCGACGCCGGCGAGCTGGCCGGGCAGTGCGTCCGGCACGATCGACCCGATCCGGCCGTGCCAGGGCTGCGGCAGCAGGTTCGCCACGATCGGCAGGATGTACCACAGCAGTACCAGGACCGGGATGGTGCCCGCGGCCGACCGGGTCACGGTTCCCAGCGACAGCCCCAACAGCGCGAACAGCAGGACGGTCAGCCCCTGCGCGACGAGCAGCGGCGCCTGCTCGGCGAAGCCGCGGGAGTCCAGCAGCAGCGTCCGGTCGCCGACGATGCCGTGGCTGATCGCGTACCCGCAGAACACGGCCGCCTCGCCGGCGACCAGGCCGATGCCGGCGATCGCCGCGGCCTTCGCGGCGAACAGCCGGCCCCGCCGGGGCACCGCGGCCAGGCTGGCCCGGATCGTGCCGCTGCGGTACTCGCCGGTGATCGCGAGGGTGCCGAGCACCCCGGCCAGCAGCTCGGTCATGCTGCCGACCAGCCCGGCCACCGGCGCCACGCTGATGTGCGCCCGCATGCTCGGGTCGGCCCCGTCGTACACGGTGACGAGGTAGCCGCACAGCGCGGCGGCGCCGGCCAGACCGGCGACCACCACCGCGAGCAGGGCGTACGTGGAGCGCAACGAGCGGATCTTCAACCACTCGGCGGACAGCGCGGCGATCATCGGGTTTCCCTTTCCGGCGACGGGGTGTCGGTACCGGCCGGCGTCACGGCACCGTCGGCGGGGCCCGAAGGCGTCCGGGCCGGTACCGCTCGGCCCGGTTCGGTCGGGGTCGGTTCCGCCCGACTCGGTGCGGCCGGGGCCGGTACCGCGCGGCCCGGTGCGGTCGGGGCCGGTACCGCCCGGCCCGGTGCGGTCGGGGCTGGTTCCGGCCGGTTCGGCGGCGCGACCGCCGGGCGCGGCGCACTACCGCCTCGCAGCGGGGTGGCGCCGCCGAACTGGACCGACTCGGCGGTCAGCCGCAGGTACGCCTCCTCCAGCGAGGCGTCCCGGCGGGACACGCCGTGCAGCGGCAGGCGCTGCGCGGCCGCCAGATCACCGATCGCGGACTCGGACAGCCCGCTGACCGCGAGCTGCCCGTCGGGCTGGGTGGCGACCGTGGCGCCGGCCCGGACCAGTACCGCTGCCAGCTCGGCACCGCGCGGGGTGCGCACCAGCACGGCCCCGGAGTAGCGCTCGGTCAGTTCGGTGACGGTGGTGTCGGCGAGCAGCCGACCCCTGCCGAGGATGATCACCCGGTCCGCGGTCAGCTGCATCTCGCTCATCAGGTGGCTGGACAGCAGCACCGTGCGACCCTCGGCGGCCAGTCCGCGCAGCAGTTCCCGGATCCACCGCACGCCGTCCGGATCCAGCCCGTTCACCGGCTCGTCCAGGACCAGTACGGGCGGGTCACCGAGCAGCGCGACGGCGAGGCCGAGCCGCTGCTTCATCCCCAGCGAGAAGCCACCGACCCGGCGCCGGGCGACCTGCGAGAGCCCGACCCGGTCCAGCGCCGCGTCGACCGCGGTGACCGGGATCCGGTTGGTACGGGCCAGCCAGCGCAGGTGGTTGCGGGCGGTCCGGCCGCCGTGCACCGCGGTGGCGTCCAGCAGCGCGCCGACCTCGCGCAGTGGCCGGTCGATCGTCGCGTACCGGCGGCCGGCGATCAGCGCGGCGCCGCGGGTCGGCGCGTCCAATCCGAGCAGGATGCGCATCGTGGTGGACTTGCC from the Actinocatenispora thailandica genome contains:
- the cimA gene encoding citramalate synthase yields the protein MGSPADEFHLFDTTLRDGAQREGISYSVTDKLAVARLLDELGVGFIEGGWPGAMPKDTEFFARARTELSLRHAQLVAFGSTRKAGVAVADDKQVRALLDAQTGTVCLVAKADVRHVERALRTTREENLAMIADSVRYLTEHGRRVFLDCEHFFDGYRYDPDYGLSVVRTALDAGADVVVLCDTNGGGLPSSVYRTVSELRGKLGGEPRLGMHAQNDTACAVANTIAAVEAGAMHVQGTANGYGERPGNADIFAVIGNLTTKLGRQVLPDGCLETMVRVSHAIAEIANIAPDTHQAYVGASAFAHKAGLHASAIKVDPDLYNHVDPAIVGNDMRILVTEMAGRASVELKSRELGLDLTGHPEVLSAVTEQVKRREAEGWSYEAADASFELLVRGELADTPVTAFTLESYRVIVEHREDGAVVSEATVKVRVRGERVIATGEGNGPVNALDAALRAALVRHYPHLSTVDLLDYKVRILEGSHGTGAVTRVLVDSGDEQRGWTTVGVHENVVEASWRALVDALTYGVRATAPAPVPATR
- a CDS encoding ABC transporter permease subunit; this encodes MIAALSAEWLKIRSLRSTYALLAVVVAGLAGAAALCGYLVTVYDGADPSMRAHISVAPVAGLVGSMTELLAGVLGTLAITGEYRSGTIRASLAAVPRRGRLFAAKAAAIAGIGLVAGEAAVFCGYAISHGIVGDRTLLLDSRGFAEQAPLLVAQGLTVLLFALLGLSLGTVTRSAAGTIPVLVLLWYILPIVANLLPQPWHGRIGSIVPDALPGQLAGVGNDHSVYGALLPPWGAGLAMAAWIVLPLAAAAVVFGRRDTR